The following are encoded in a window of Natranaeroarchaeum aerophilus genomic DNA:
- a CDS encoding alpha-ketoacid dehydrogenase subunit beta: protein MASKQQPATAPDPADVSSESLTLVQAVRDGLATEMGLDEDVLVMGEDVGKNGGVFRATEGLYDEFGEHRVIDTPLAESGIVGTAIGMAAHGLRPVAEMQFMGFIYPAFDQIVSHAARLRNRSRGRFTCPMVIRAPYGGGIRAPEHHSESTEAFFVHQPGLKVAVPSTPYDAKGLLTSAIRDPDPVLFLEPKLIYRAFRGDVPDESYEIPLGEAAVRREGEDVTAYCWGAMAHRTVEAAENLDGEIDVEVVDLRSLSPLDRETIVESFEKTGRAVVVHEAPKTGGLAGEITAMLQEESLLYQEAPIGRVTGFDTPFPLYALEDYYLPEPTRIEEGIRETVEF from the coding sequence ATGGCGAGCAAACAACAACCGGCCACCGCGCCGGATCCGGCCGACGTATCGAGCGAGTCGCTTACCCTCGTTCAGGCGGTACGGGACGGGCTGGCGACCGAGATGGGACTGGACGAAGACGTCCTCGTGATGGGCGAGGACGTCGGGAAAAACGGCGGCGTCTTCCGCGCCACCGAGGGACTCTACGACGAGTTCGGCGAGCACCGTGTGATCGATACGCCCCTGGCGGAGTCGGGGATCGTCGGCACAGCGATCGGCATGGCCGCGCACGGCCTGCGACCGGTCGCCGAGATGCAGTTCATGGGATTCATCTATCCCGCGTTCGATCAGATCGTCTCCCACGCGGCCCGTCTGCGGAACCGATCGCGCGGCCGTTTTACCTGTCCGATGGTGATCCGTGCGCCCTACGGCGGCGGGATTCGCGCACCCGAACACCACTCCGAATCGACGGAGGCCTTCTTCGTCCACCAGCCGGGGCTCAAGGTCGCCGTTCCCTCGACGCCCTACGACGCCAAGGGACTGCTGACGAGCGCGATCCGCGACCCCGACCCCGTGCTCTTTCTCGAACCCAAACTGATCTACCGGGCGTTCCGTGGGGACGTCCCCGACGAATCTTACGAGATCCCACTGGGCGAGGCAGCGGTCCGACGCGAGGGCGAGGACGTCACCGCCTACTGCTGGGGCGCGATGGCCCACCGAACAGTCGAAGCCGCCGAAAACCTCGATGGCGAGATCGACGTCGAGGTCGTCGATCTCCGATCACTCTCGCCGCTCGATCGCGAGACGATCGTCGAGAGCTTCGAGAAGACCGGCCGCGCGGTCGTCGTCCACGAGGCACCCAAAACCGGCGGGCTGGCCGGCGAGATCACCGCCATGCTGCAGGAAGAATCCCTGCTGTATCAGGAGGCCCCGATCGGGCGCGTCACCGGCTTCGACACGCCGTTCCCGCTGTACGCGCTCGAAGACTACTACCTGCCCGAACCCACCCGCATCGAAGAGGGAATCCGGGAGACGGTGGAGTTTTGA
- a CDS encoding dihydrolipoamide acetyltransferase family protein, with translation MTREYRLPDVGEGVAEGEIVRWLVEPGDPVEEDQPIAEVETDKAMVDLPAPVDGTIRKLHAEEGEMVPVGDVVVTFDVEGEDDTDATRSTEGERDQQAEPGDGSESDTGDLPDAEPETSDGRVFASPSIRREARQAGVDIATIEGSGPGGRITAADIQQAASGGERASASAPDEPAVEEGAESASEPARSSQEEATANQQEVGSGAETESADRERTLAAPATRRAAREEGVDLNAVPAVEQRDGEAFVTAEAVREYAEAQQAAQDADAAAVGTADTGAEASGDVREPYRGVRRAIGEAMETAKFTAPHVTHHDTVDVTDLVATRERLAAEAEERGIRLTYTPFVMKAVAAALKEHPILNAQLDEEEEEIIKRGEYNLGVATDTDAGLMVPVVDDVDRKGLLELASETNELAQKARERSIDPEELRGGTFTITNVGVIGGEYATPIINHPEVAILALGAIKERPRVHEGEVVPRETLPLSLSIDHRVVDGADAARFTNRIIELLEEPSLLLLE, from the coding sequence ATGACCCGCGAGTACCGACTGCCGGACGTCGGCGAGGGCGTCGCAGAGGGCGAGATCGTCCGCTGGCTCGTCGAACCGGGTGATCCCGTCGAGGAAGACCAGCCGATCGCCGAAGTCGAGACCGACAAGGCGATGGTCGATCTGCCCGCGCCGGTCGACGGGACGATTCGGAAACTCCACGCCGAGGAAGGCGAAATGGTACCCGTCGGCGACGTAGTGGTCACGTTCGACGTCGAGGGCGAGGACGATACCGACGCGACGCGGTCGACGGAGGGCGAACGCGACCAACAGGCCGAACCCGGCGACGGATCCGAGTCGGATACCGGCGATCTCCCCGATGCGGAACCGGAGACGTCGGACGGACGAGTGTTCGCCTCGCCGTCGATCCGCCGGGAGGCCAGACAGGCTGGCGTCGACATCGCGACGATCGAGGGGAGCGGTCCGGGTGGCCGGATCACAGCAGCAGACATCCAGCAGGCGGCAAGCGGTGGGGAACGCGCGTCAGCCTCCGCCCCCGACGAGCCAGCAGTCGAGGAAGGGGCCGAATCGGCGTCCGAGCCAGCCCGGAGTAGCCAAGAGGAGGCCACCGCGAACCAGCAGGAGGTGGGTTCCGGAGCTGAGACCGAGAGCGCCGACCGCGAGCGTACCCTCGCCGCACCAGCCACGCGACGGGCCGCCCGCGAGGAGGGGGTCGATCTGAACGCCGTCCCCGCAGTCGAACAGCGGGACGGCGAGGCGTTCGTCACCGCGGAGGCGGTTCGGGAGTACGCCGAGGCCCAGCAAGCCGCGCAGGACGCCGATGCGGCGGCAGTCGGGACGGCGGACACGGGGGCGGAGGCGTCCGGGGACGTCCGCGAACCGTACCGCGGCGTCCGGCGCGCGATCGGCGAGGCGATGGAGACTGCGAAGTTCACCGCGCCCCACGTCACCCACCACGACACCGTGGACGTGACCGATCTCGTCGCAACCCGCGAGCGCCTCGCTGCCGAGGCCGAGGAACGCGGGATCCGCCTGACCTACACTCCCTTCGTCATGAAAGCCGTCGCGGCGGCGCTCAAAGAGCACCCGATCCTGAACGCACAGCTCGACGAGGAGGAAGAAGAGATCATCAAGCGCGGCGAGTACAACCTCGGCGTCGCGACCGACACCGACGCGGGGCTGATGGTGCCGGTCGTCGACGACGTCGACCGGAAAGGGCTGCTCGAACTCGCATCGGAGACGAACGAGCTGGCACAGAAGGCCCGCGAGCGCTCGATCGACCCCGAAGAACTGCGTGGCGGGACGTTCACGATCACGAACGTCGGCGTCATCGGCGGCGAGTACGCCACGCCGATCATCAACCATCCCGAGGTGGCGATCCTCGCGCTCGGCGCGATCAAGGAACGCCCACGAGTCCACGAAGGCGAGGTCGTTCCGCGTGAGACGCTCCCGCTCTCGCTGTCGATCGACCACCGGGTGGTG